One Brienomyrus brachyistius isolate T26 chromosome 24, BBRACH_0.4, whole genome shotgun sequence DNA segment encodes these proteins:
- the LOC125720054 gene encoding insulin-like translates to MAAWLQAFPLLLLLALSSPGADAASNQHLCGSHLVEALFLVCGERGFFFSPDTKRDVDSLLGPENEADEYRYKEQAEMKVKRGIVEQCCKKPCNIFDLEKYCN, encoded by the exons ATGGCGGCATGGCTTCAGGCGTTTCCTCTGCTCCTGCTCCTGGCGTTGTCCTCCCCGGGGGCCGACGCCGCCTCCAACCAGCACCTGTGCGGCTCCCACCTGGTGGAGGCGCTCTTCCTGGTGTGTGGGGAACGCGGCTTCTTCTTCAGCCCCGACACTAAAAGAGATGTGGACTCCCTACTTG GCCCAGAGAATGAAGCTGATGAATACCGCTACAAAGAGCAGGCGGAGATGAAGGTGAAGAGGGGGATCGTGGAGCAGTGCTGTAAAAAGCCGTGCAATATCTTTGACCTGGAGAAATACTGTAACTGA